One window of the Capnocytophaga haemolytica genome contains the following:
- a CDS encoding alpha-2-macroglobulin family protein, translating to MKRLSLCLVMLLALFACKKDVNFNSNPLAFKDYISGFSSGLISAHAPIRVVLNKPIPKDKIAQVPNLDLFEVSPSVKGKVVCNNPSEVSFVPEKPLSQDTEYKVSFNVKKLYGKVSKDELAVFNFTVKTLEEGYRITEGELQSYNKTLYFLSGELLSNDLISPEKAKSLITATVGGKKVAVKVQGNGLSNRFNIIFDSIPRGDKQQRLEVKWNAKDVKEEKLVPFGFNIPQKGVFKVVSVRPERGTNNQFLVNFSDPLEKDQDFTGLVTLSDTNTALKYSVNGNVLKVYREESKEGEYTAYIFAGVRNIYGNRIGKDVSFKLTFSQQKPELRFVKSGTILPSSQNLKINFQAINLRAVNVTVYRIYENNIFQFLQDNNYDGGFRIRRVGRPIARKVLQLTDSALFPLREWNTYSLDLSSVITPEPGAIYRVELSMQKNYSLYGCGSEKEPLDLSFESLPLDSDDDKDGNSSYDDYEEDYYWDRSDNPCEESYYYGREIATNILASDLGVIVKKGQTNNYTVVVNNILTTEPVSGALVEVYDYQQQKVQEAKTDKEGIATFALSRRAYFAKVKKDKFTTYVKMDDGAPQSVSKYDVDGLKLQKGLNGFIYTERGVWRPGDSIYVGFILNDFAQKTPEKLPVKLRFTDPYGKVFAERMQTSNPTNQYVFGLKTSPDAPTGAWTVAITVGAAKFHKNIKIETIKPNRLKIENSLAGKLIPASGSNAHLKVLWLHGAPAGSTGVNVKAKFYPMETAFKGYEKYVFSNKAFQFESEEVPVFEGRTDGAGNVNFYFKGGELQAPGMLKVNFLTQANESGGDFSTDVCSAKFSPFDEYVGLRLPEEDKYGYYNTNKKHIFDAVALTDEGRPLRNKTINVTIYKVGWNWWWDASNQNISTYNSSSSNAIYLTKQIVTDGSGKARFDLNIPDSDWGRYFIMLTDTDSGHKCGTTAYFDWGDWSGKSRNTSNDDAVMLSLGTNKKEYSVGEKAKISFPSDKGGRALISVENGNDVLSTYWVETREKETTYEVPITAKMAPNVYLYVTLLQPHARTVNDAPIRLYGVTPITVVDKSTQLTPVINMPDKLLPQKKATIKISEKNGKPMTYTLAIVEDGLLNLTRFKTPNPWNTFFTKTALGVKTWDVYNDIIGAYGGTINQAFSIGGDEDLGGADAQKANRFKPFVIFKGPFELKKGGANAHTIEVPNYMGSARVMVVASDVRNNAYGSAEKKDIPVISPLSILGSLPRKATPSEKIVLPVTVFANERKIKDVTVSVETNDKFKVVGGKSQGLHFSSIGEQMAYFEIETVGQGLGKVKITATSAGERATYEVEMDVYNPNPITYYTQNAVLSAGKSAQLETSVFGNKAKTVLEISSFPGVNLESRLGYLIAYPHGCGEQLTSGAFPQLFLGDFVNLSQQRKDEVSRNVMAAISKLHENQLSNGGFTYWKGGKYADAWVTSYIGQFFVEAEKKGYVLPSDSKQQWLNYQNNEARSWMHNARYQNDFEQAYRLYTLALAGNPNVGAMNRLREIDDLSDNGKRMLAAAYALAGQKQTAQKLFNTLNLEEDSGYYYGSVVRNKAMALETALLIGKREDAGRWALEIADKLSSNDWMSTQTTAYALYAMAKYAAINKSGKTFNASYTFGGKTEQITSKTPMTSIVLPTKGDKQPLSVKNNAQQTLYVRLISSGQLPVGKELVMQNGLSIRTSFRSAKGESLDVGHLRQSTEFVAVIEVSNLTGERVENIALTQLIPSGWEIVNTRFTDYDEGSENTLIDYADFRDDRASYYLSLGAQQTKRIQLKLNASYAGRYYLPGTYGEAMYNARYNTRTEGRWVEVVR from the coding sequence ATGAAACGACTAAGCCTTTGTTTGGTAATGCTCTTGGCGCTCTTTGCGTGCAAGAAAGACGTAAATTTCAACAGTAATCCGCTGGCTTTTAAGGATTACATTTCAGGTTTTAGCAGTGGGCTCATATCGGCTCACGCACCTATTAGGGTGGTGCTCAATAAGCCTATCCCTAAGGATAAGATCGCACAAGTGCCCAATCTCGACCTCTTTGAGGTTTCGCCCAGCGTAAAAGGGAAAGTGGTGTGCAACAACCCTTCAGAGGTGAGTTTTGTACCCGAAAAACCACTGTCGCAGGACACAGAGTATAAGGTGTCGTTCAACGTGAAGAAGCTCTACGGAAAGGTGAGCAAAGATGAGTTAGCAGTGTTCAACTTCACCGTGAAAACCTTAGAGGAAGGCTATCGCATCACCGAGGGCGAATTGCAGAGTTATAACAAAACGCTCTACTTCCTCAGTGGCGAACTGCTCTCCAACGATTTGATTAGCCCTGAGAAAGCCAAAAGCCTCATCACAGCCACCGTTGGCGGCAAGAAGGTAGCCGTAAAGGTGCAGGGCAATGGGCTGAGCAATCGCTTTAACATCATTTTTGACAGTATTCCCCGTGGCGATAAACAGCAGCGTTTGGAAGTGAAGTGGAACGCCAAGGATGTTAAAGAGGAGAAGCTCGTGCCTTTTGGGTTTAACATCCCACAGAAGGGCGTTTTTAAGGTGGTAAGCGTGCGTCCTGAGCGCGGCACTAACAATCAGTTCTTGGTAAACTTCTCCGACCCTTTGGAGAAAGATCAAGATTTCACAGGCTTGGTAACCCTCAGCGACACCAATACGGCATTGAAGTACAGCGTAAATGGCAATGTGCTGAAAGTATACCGCGAAGAGAGCAAGGAGGGTGAGTATACTGCCTATATCTTTGCAGGTGTGCGTAATATCTATGGCAATCGCATAGGCAAAGACGTGTCGTTTAAGCTCACTTTCAGTCAGCAGAAGCCTGAACTGCGCTTTGTGAAAAGCGGTACCATCCTGCCGAGCTCGCAGAACTTAAAGATCAACTTCCAAGCCATCAACCTGCGTGCAGTGAACGTTACGGTGTACCGCATTTATGAGAATAACATCTTCCAATTCCTTCAAGATAACAACTACGATGGCGGTTTCCGCATACGCCGTGTGGGTCGCCCTATTGCACGCAAAGTGTTGCAGCTCACCGATAGCGCACTCTTCCCACTGCGCGAGTGGAATACCTATTCGCTCGACCTCTCCTCGGTGATTACCCCCGAGCCTGGGGCTATCTATCGCGTAGAACTCAGTATGCAGAAGAACTATTCGCTCTACGGTTGTGGCAGCGAGAAAGAGCCTTTAGACCTATCGTTTGAAAGTCTACCTCTTGATTCCGACGACGACAAGGACGGCAACTCCTCCTACGATGATTACGAAGAGGATTATTATTGGGATAGAAGCGATAACCCTTGCGAAGAGTCGTATTACTACGGTAGGGAAATTGCTACTAACATCTTGGCAAGCGATCTGGGAGTGATCGTAAAGAAGGGGCAGACCAACAATTACACCGTGGTGGTCAATAACATCCTCACCACTGAGCCTGTGAGCGGTGCCCTTGTGGAGGTCTACGACTATCAACAGCAGAAAGTGCAAGAGGCAAAAACGGATAAAGAGGGGATTGCTACCTTTGCCCTATCGCGCCGTGCGTATTTTGCAAAGGTGAAGAAGGACAAGTTTACCACTTACGTAAAGATGGACGACGGCGCACCACAATCGGTGAGCAAGTACGATGTCGATGGGCTCAAGCTCCAAAAGGGCTTAAATGGGTTTATCTACACCGAGCGCGGAGTGTGGCGCCCTGGCGACAGCATCTATGTGGGCTTTATCCTCAATGATTTTGCCCAGAAAACACCCGAAAAGCTACCTGTCAAATTGCGCTTTACCGATCCTTACGGAAAGGTATTTGCAGAGCGTATGCAAACCAGCAACCCTACCAATCAGTACGTCTTCGGGCTAAAAACCTCACCCGATGCACCTACGGGGGCGTGGACGGTAGCCATCACAGTAGGAGCTGCGAAGTTCCATAAGAATATAAAGATTGAAACCATCAAGCCTAACCGCCTAAAAATTGAGAACAGCTTAGCGGGAAAACTCATTCCTGCCAGCGGTAGCAACGCACACCTGAAAGTGCTATGGCTACACGGCGCACCTGCGGGAAGCACGGGGGTAAATGTAAAAGCGAAGTTCTACCCTATGGAAACGGCATTTAAAGGCTACGAAAAATATGTGTTTAGCAATAAAGCCTTTCAGTTTGAGAGTGAAGAAGTGCCCGTATTCGAAGGCAGAACCGATGGAGCTGGCAATGTGAACTTCTACTTCAAAGGTGGTGAACTGCAAGCCCCTGGGATGCTCAAAGTAAACTTCCTCACTCAGGCTAATGAAAGTGGAGGCGACTTCAGCACCGATGTGTGTTCGGCAAAGTTCTCTCCTTTTGATGAATATGTAGGTCTACGCTTGCCCGAAGAGGATAAGTACGGCTACTACAACACAAATAAAAAGCATATTTTTGATGCCGTAGCCCTCACCGACGAAGGACGCCCATTGCGCAATAAAACCATCAATGTTACTATCTACAAAGTAGGCTGGAACTGGTGGTGGGACGCCTCTAACCAAAATATCTCTACTTACAATAGCAGCAGTAGCAACGCTATTTATCTCACAAAGCAGATCGTTACCGATGGCAGTGGTAAGGCACGTTTTGACTTGAACATTCCTGATAGCGATTGGGGGCGTTACTTTATAATGCTCACCGACACTGATAGTGGGCACAAGTGCGGCACCACGGCTTACTTCGATTGGGGCGACTGGTCGGGCAAGTCGCGCAACACTTCAAACGACGATGCGGTGATGCTCTCACTGGGTACTAACAAGAAAGAGTACTCAGTAGGCGAGAAGGCTAAGATCTCTTTCCCTTCGGATAAAGGAGGGCGCGCGTTGATTTCTGTAGAGAACGGCAACGATGTGCTCTCTACTTATTGGGTGGAAACTCGTGAGAAGGAAACCACTTACGAGGTGCCTATTACCGCAAAAATGGCACCTAATGTCTATCTCTATGTAACGCTCTTGCAGCCTCACGCGCGCACCGTGAACGATGCCCCTATACGCCTTTACGGGGTAACGCCTATTACGGTGGTGGATAAGAGCACACAGCTTACCCCTGTGATCAATATGCCCGATAAGCTCCTCCCTCAGAAAAAAGCAACCATTAAAATCAGTGAGAAGAACGGCAAACCAATGACCTACACCCTTGCTATTGTGGAAGACGGACTGCTAAACCTCACCCGCTTTAAGACACCTAACCCTTGGAACACATTCTTCACTAAGACGGCTTTGGGTGTGAAGACGTGGGATGTGTACAACGACATCATCGGGGCGTATGGAGGCACCATCAATCAGGCGTTTAGTATTGGTGGTGATGAGGACTTAGGCGGTGCTGATGCTCAGAAAGCCAATCGCTTTAAGCCTTTTGTGATCTTCAAAGGTCCGTTTGAGCTTAAGAAAGGGGGTGCGAATGCCCATACGATCGAGGTGCCAAACTATATGGGTTCGGCACGCGTGATGGTAGTAGCTTCGGATGTGAGAAACAACGCCTATGGTAGTGCTGAGAAGAAGGATATCCCTGTGATAAGTCCGCTGTCGATACTCGGTTCACTGCCTCGTAAGGCAACACCAAGTGAGAAGATAGTGCTGCCCGTAACCGTATTTGCCAATGAACGCAAGATTAAGGACGTAACCGTGTCGGTAGAAACCAACGACAAGTTTAAAGTGGTCGGTGGCAAATCGCAAGGACTGCATTTCAGTAGCATTGGCGAGCAGATGGCTTACTTTGAAATAGAAACCGTAGGTCAGGGCTTGGGCAAAGTGAAGATTACCGCTACTTCCGCAGGCGAACGCGCTACTTATGAGGTGGAAATGGACGTGTACAACCCTAACCCTATCACTTATTACACCCAAAATGCGGTGCTCAGTGCTGGTAAATCAGCGCAGTTAGAGACTTCGGTATTCGGCAATAAGGCTAAGACCGTGCTCGAAATCTCGTCCTTCCCTGGGGTAAATTTAGAGAGCCGCTTGGGCTATCTCATCGCCTACCCTCACGGCTGTGGCGAGCAGCTTACCTCTGGGGCATTTCCACAGCTGTTCTTGGGCGATTTTGTAAACCTCTCACAGCAGCGCAAGGACGAGGTAAGTCGCAATGTGATGGCAGCCATTAGCAAGCTCCACGAAAACCAGCTCAGCAATGGTGGTTTCACCTATTGGAAAGGTGGTAAATACGCCGATGCGTGGGTAACTTCGTACATCGGTCAGTTCTTTGTCGAAGCCGAGAAAAAAGGCTATGTGTTGCCATCGGATAGCAAGCAGCAATGGCTCAACTATCAAAACAACGAGGCGCGCAGCTGGATGCACAACGCACGCTATCAAAATGATTTTGAACAAGCCTACCGCCTTTACACTTTGGCTTTGGCAGGCAATCCTAATGTAGGGGCAATGAACCGTTTACGCGAAATCGACGACCTCTCGGATAACGGCAAGCGTATGCTCGCTGCGGCCTATGCCCTCGCTGGACAAAAACAAACCGCACAAAAGCTCTTCAATACGCTCAATTTAGAGGAAGATAGCGGCTATTACTACGGTTCGGTGGTGCGCAATAAGGCAATGGCTTTGGAGACTGCACTGCTGATCGGTAAGCGTGAGGACGCAGGGCGTTGGGCTCTTGAGATTGCCGATAAGCTCTCTTCCAACGACTGGATGAGCACCCAAACCACCGCTTACGCCCTCTACGCTATGGCTAAATACGCTGCCATCAACAAAAGCGGGAAGACGTTCAACGCCTCGTATACCTTTGGCGGTAAGACGGAACAGATCACTTCGAAAACGCCTATGACGAGCATAGTGCTGCCTACCAAGGGCGATAAACAACCGCTGAGCGTGAAGAACAACGCACAACAGACACTCTATGTACGCCTTATTTCCAGCGGACAGCTGCCTGTGGGTAAGGAATTGGTGATGCAGAACGGGCTTTCGATAAGGACGAGCTTCCGCAGTGCTAAGGGCGAAAGCCTCGATGTAGGGCACCTGCGACAGAGCACGGAGTTTGTCGCCGTGATTGAGGTAAGCAACCTCACGGGCGAACGGGTAGAGAATATTGCCCTAACGCAGCTCATCCCTTCGGGCTGGGAAATCGTCAATACGCGCTTTACCGATTACGACGAAGGCAGTGAAAACACTCTTATTGATTACGCCGACTTCCGTGACGATAGAGCCAGCTATTACCTATCACTTGGGGCGCAACAAACCAAGCGCATACAGCTCAAGCTCAACGCTTCGTATGCAGGGCGTTATTACCTGCCAGGCACTTATGGCGAGGCAATGTACAATGCCCGCTACAACACCCGCACCGAAGGTCGCTGGGTTGAAGTGGTGAGATAA
- a CDS encoding right-handed parallel beta-helix repeat-containing protein has protein sequence MKTLFTLLGALTAFTCVAQKDVTKTLFISNHDQDNPKKIAEFFENKHDTIIDFKGKTLNCKGTTLPFVFQNCQRITLRNLTIDFDLPHLRQLTIVKVNKRKGYCLARITNPDYYAIREGKLHLFGDAAVAGGNYDYVPEVAMAFSPDGHLAYRRPNVDFSVQRISEVEKGLLKIEGWSQIPFTRIGERFALRNYQRPTPAIFIDGCKDIRLEHITIRYAWGMGVLAQMSENITLDSVTIGIASTTDPAQKRFFTTQGDATHFSGCKGLILSENGLYEGMADDAINVHGTYLRLTERIDNHTVRARYMHPQTYGFKWGEVGDTLQIIRSKTMDIVDTGYKITAIKAVDAPSDFGTKEFEIQVDRPLPTFEEGESYGLENLTWTPQVIFRNNIVRNNRARGALFSTPRKVLCKNNVFDHTHGAAILLCGDCNGWYETGACRNVTIRGNRFINALTANYQFTNAIISIYPEIPDLVHQKGYFHSGITIEDNTFETFDEPILYAKSVDGLVFKNNKVIKNKAYKPFHNNKKPILLERVINSKIEDISY, from the coding sequence ATGAAAACACTTTTTACCTTACTTGGAGCTCTGACAGCCTTTACTTGCGTAGCTCAAAAAGACGTTACCAAAACGCTCTTTATCTCGAATCACGACCAAGACAATCCTAAGAAAATCGCTGAGTTCTTTGAAAACAAACACGATACGATTATCGATTTTAAGGGTAAAACACTCAACTGTAAAGGTACTACCCTGCCTTTTGTCTTTCAAAACTGCCAGCGCATCACCTTGCGCAATCTCACTATAGACTTTGACCTGCCACACCTTCGCCAGCTCACTATCGTGAAGGTAAACAAACGCAAAGGCTATTGCTTGGCGCGTATTACAAACCCAGATTATTACGCTATTCGTGAGGGTAAACTGCATCTCTTTGGCGATGCAGCAGTGGCAGGAGGCAATTATGATTACGTGCCTGAAGTGGCGATGGCTTTCTCGCCTGATGGACACTTAGCCTATCGCCGCCCCAATGTGGATTTCTCCGTGCAACGCATCTCTGAGGTTGAAAAAGGCTTGCTCAAGATAGAAGGCTGGAGTCAAATTCCCTTTACACGTATCGGGGAGCGTTTTGCACTGCGCAATTACCAGCGCCCCACCCCTGCTATTTTCATCGATGGCTGTAAGGATATACGTTTAGAACATATTACAATCCGCTATGCGTGGGGTATGGGGGTGCTTGCTCAGATGTCGGAAAATATTACTCTTGACAGTGTTACAATAGGTATTGCCTCAACAACTGACCCCGCACAAAAGCGTTTTTTTACCACTCAGGGAGACGCAACGCATTTCTCTGGTTGTAAGGGATTGATCCTCTCTGAAAATGGACTCTATGAGGGAATGGCTGATGATGCTATCAATGTACACGGCACTTACTTACGCCTCACTGAGCGCATAGATAATCATACAGTACGCGCGCGTTATATGCATCCACAAACTTACGGCTTTAAGTGGGGAGAAGTAGGTGATACACTCCAAATCATACGCTCCAAAACAATGGACATTGTAGACACAGGCTACAAAATCACAGCTATAAAAGCAGTAGACGCCCCCTCTGATTTTGGAACAAAGGAGTTTGAAATACAGGTAGATAGACCGCTTCCTACTTTTGAAGAAGGCGAAAGCTACGGACTGGAAAACCTCACTTGGACACCTCAAGTCATCTTCAGAAACAACATAGTGCGCAACAACCGTGCACGGGGGGCGCTCTTTAGCACCCCGCGAAAAGTGCTCTGTAAGAATAATGTCTTTGACCATACCCACGGGGCGGCAATCCTCCTCTGTGGCGATTGCAATGGCTGGTACGAAACGGGGGCTTGTCGCAATGTAACCATAAGAGGCAACCGCTTTATCAATGCCCTAACAGCTAACTACCAATTCACCAATGCCATTATCTCTATTTACCCCGAAATCCCTGACTTAGTACATCAGAAAGGCTACTTTCACTCAGGCATCACCATTGAAGACAACACCTTTGAAACCTTCGACGAGCCCATACTCTATGCCAAATCCGTCGACGGACTTGTATTCAAAAACAACAAAGTCATCAAAAATAAAGCCTATAAACCTTTCCATAACAATAAGAAACCCATCTTATTAGAACGTGTTATCAACAGCAAAATAGAAGACATCTCTTATTAA
- a CDS encoding nucleotide pyrophosphohydrolase, which translates to MDIKGAQLEVDRWIKEHGVRYFNELTNMAQLTEEVGEVARIIARRYGEQSEKESDKNKDLGEELADVVFVVLCLANQTGIDLQEAFDKKMQKKTQRDHDRHHNNAKLK; encoded by the coding sequence ATGGATATTAAAGGTGCTCAACTTGAAGTTGACAGATGGATTAAAGAACACGGGGTTCGTTACTTTAACGAGCTAACTAATATGGCACAACTCACTGAGGAAGTGGGTGAGGTGGCGCGTATCATTGCACGACGCTATGGTGAGCAGTCGGAGAAGGAGAGTGATAAGAATAAGGACTTGGGGGAAGAGCTTGCTGATGTGGTGTTCGTAGTGCTTTGCTTGGCTAACCAAACAGGGATTGACCTACAAGAGGCTTTTGACAAAAAGATGCAGAAGAAGACACAACGCGATCACGATAGGCATCATAACAACGCAAAATTGAAGTAG
- the tsaB gene encoding tRNA (adenosine(37)-N6)-threonylcarbamoyltransferase complex dimerization subunit type 1 TsaB, whose amino-acid sequence MTILYIETSGVNCSVAVSRGEELLAEQSENTGKFTHSEHLHTFIEEVLPQAGVSLGDLDAIAVSGGAGSYTGLRIGVATAKGLCFALGKPLIAIPTLQILASQVQGRCIIPMIDARRMEVYSAVLNDRYEFVSPSEAKILDADSYSEYLNEGKVIFLGDGAKKFSAICTHPNAVFVENAFPQARDMVRFATERYQRGDFADVAYFEPQYLK is encoded by the coding sequence ATGACAATATTATATATAGAAACTTCGGGGGTGAACTGCTCAGTGGCGGTGTCGCGTGGTGAGGAGTTGCTAGCGGAGCAGTCGGAGAACACAGGTAAGTTCACACACTCGGAGCATTTGCACACGTTTATTGAGGAGGTACTTCCGCAGGCGGGTGTTTCTTTGGGCGATTTGGATGCGATTGCCGTCAGTGGAGGAGCGGGTTCGTACACGGGTTTGCGCATAGGCGTGGCTACGGCAAAGGGCTTGTGTTTTGCCTTAGGGAAGCCTCTGATAGCCATCCCCACGTTGCAGATATTAGCCTCGCAGGTGCAAGGAAGGTGTATCATCCCGATGATAGATGCGCGCCGTATGGAGGTGTATTCAGCAGTGCTGAATGATCGTTACGAGTTTGTATCGCCTTCAGAGGCTAAAATACTCGATGCGGATAGCTATTCGGAGTACCTCAATGAAGGAAAGGTGATCTTTCTGGGTGATGGAGCTAAGAAGTTTTCGGCGATATGCACTCACCCCAATGCGGTATTTGTAGAGAATGCTTTCCCGCAGGCAAGAGATATGGTGCGTTTTGCTACCGAGCGTTATCAGAGAGGTGATTTTGCCGATGTGGCTTACTTTGAGCCTCAGTATTTGAAATAG
- the rsmI gene encoding 16S rRNA (cytidine(1402)-2'-O)-methyltransferase: MSKLFLIPTPIGNLEDITLRALRMLKEVDVILAEDTRTSSKLLKHYDIHTPMQSYHQHNEHKVVEGWVERIKSGTTVGLITDAGTPAISDPGFLLVRECLAAGVAVECLPGATAFVPALVDSGLPNDRFVFEGFLPDKKGRQTRLQQLAEEKKTMIFYVSPHKLLKTLGDFIAVFGGDRKASISREITKIHEETQRGTLSELLAYYEGKAIKGEIVMVVSA; this comes from the coding sequence ATGAGTAAGTTGTTCCTTATCCCCACCCCTATTGGAAATTTAGAGGACATCACTCTACGCGCACTACGTATGCTCAAAGAAGTTGATGTGATTCTGGCTGAGGATACGCGTACCAGTAGTAAGCTATTGAAGCACTACGACATCCATACGCCAATGCAAAGCTATCACCAACACAATGAGCACAAGGTGGTAGAGGGCTGGGTAGAGCGTATCAAGAGTGGCACTACGGTGGGGCTTATCACTGATGCAGGTACGCCTGCGATCTCCGACCCAGGGTTTTTGTTGGTACGCGAGTGTTTAGCTGCTGGAGTAGCTGTAGAGTGCTTACCAGGGGCTACTGCTTTTGTGCCTGCGCTGGTGGATAGTGGCTTGCCGAATGATAGGTTCGTTTTCGAAGGGTTCTTGCCTGATAAGAAAGGGCGGCAGACGCGCTTGCAGCAACTTGCAGAGGAGAAAAAGACGATGATTTTCTACGTATCGCCTCATAAACTACTCAAAACACTGGGGGACTTCATCGCGGTCTTTGGTGGGGATAGGAAGGCGAGCATTTCGCGCGAGATTACCAAGATACACGAAGAGACGCAGCGGGGTACGCTTTCTGAATTGCTCGCTTATTACGAAGGGAAGGCTATCAAGGGAGAAATAGTGATGGTGGTTTCTGCATAA
- a CDS encoding SLC13 family permease: MMTNLFKKPAIIGLALAIGVLLYLFLPYEEQTNKGLALLVFIAILWLTEALHITVTALSVPVLAILLGLEHTKPALQAFANPTIFLFFGGFAIATALSVQNLDKYIAHKVIGLAKGNFMIAVFLLLMVTAVLSMGISNTATAAMIIPLAIGMLKNVDYKEHKGTYAFVILGIAYSASIGGMGTLVGSPPNAIVASQLNISFSEWLRYGMPTVLGLMPIMLGVMYVVFRPKLNIKIAQEEWHEKLNAKQYITIAIFVATALCWIFGDKLNELMSQILHIDRITDFDAVVAMIAAILICVTGVAEWKQIQEQTDWGVLMLFGGGLSLSAILISSGASKALVDSVQFLVDGKSYFVIGLLVATFIIFLTEFTSNTASAALLVPIFISVAESMGMNPLGLSLIIGLGASCAFMLPVATPPNAIAYGTGMVSQRDMIKAGFVLNILSVIFISVMAYSFWFE; this comes from the coding sequence ATGATGACGAATTTGTTTAAGAAGCCTGCAATTATAGGGCTGGCTTTGGCAATTGGAGTTTTACTTTATTTGTTTTTGCCTTATGAGGAGCAGACGAATAAGGGCTTGGCGTTGTTGGTTTTTATAGCTATTTTGTGGCTTACGGAGGCGCTGCATATTACCGTTACGGCGCTGTCGGTGCCTGTGCTGGCAATCCTCTTGGGGCTGGAGCATACGAAGCCCGCTTTGCAGGCGTTTGCTAACCCTACGATATTTTTGTTTTTTGGTGGTTTTGCCATTGCCACTGCGCTGAGCGTTCAGAACTTGGACAAGTACATAGCGCATAAGGTTATTGGGTTGGCTAAGGGCAATTTTATGATCGCCGTGTTTTTGCTACTGATGGTTACGGCGGTGCTTTCGATGGGGATCAGCAATACGGCTACGGCGGCTATGATTATTCCGTTGGCGATAGGGATGCTGAAGAATGTAGATTATAAGGAACATAAAGGGACTTACGCTTTTGTGATTTTAGGGATTGCATACAGTGCCAGCATTGGTGGAATGGGCACCTTAGTGGGGAGTCCACCGAATGCGATTGTGGCTTCGCAGCTCAATATTAGTTTTTCGGAATGGCTTCGCTATGGGATGCCTACGGTACTGGGCTTGATGCCTATAATGCTTGGGGTGATGTACGTGGTGTTTCGTCCGAAGCTCAATATTAAGATAGCGCAAGAAGAATGGCACGAGAAGCTCAATGCGAAGCAGTATATCACTATTGCTATCTTTGTGGCGACGGCGTTGTGCTGGATATTCGGGGATAAGCTCAATGAGCTGATGTCGCAAATATTGCATATTGACAGGATTACTGATTTCGATGCGGTGGTAGCTATGATTGCAGCCATCTTGATATGTGTGACGGGAGTGGCTGAGTGGAAACAAATACAGGAACAAACGGACTGGGGCGTGCTAATGCTCTTTGGTGGGGGGCTCTCGCTGAGTGCTATCCTTATCAGTTCGGGGGCGAGTAAGGCACTGGTGGATTCAGTGCAGTTCTTGGTGGATGGTAAGAGCTATTTTGTGATAGGGCTTTTGGTGGCTACGTTTATTATTTTCTTGACGGAGTTTACCTCGAATACGGCAAGTGCAGCGCTGCTGGTGCCTATCTTTATTTCGGTAGCTGAGAGTATGGGTATGAACCCTCTGGGGCTGTCGCTGATCATAGGGCTGGGGGCATCGTGTGCCTTTATGTTGCCTGTGGCAACGCCTCCGAATGCAATTGCCTACGGCACGGGGATGGTAAGCCAACGCGATATGATAAAAGCGGGCTTTGTACTGAATATTCTCTCTGTTATTTTTATTTCCGTGATGGCTTATTCTTTCTGGTTTGAGTAA
- a CDS encoding mechanosensitive ion channel domain-containing protein: protein MVLRYLINKVINKVAQQANIGNSRKGLVRKYIDYLAFALSLIIIVSIWGIKPEQLFLFISSVLTVIGVAFFAQWSILSNVTAGIILFFSFPFKIGDKIRLLDKDFPIEARIVEIQSFYTLLRTEQGEEISIPNNLLLQKGVEILSKG, encoded by the coding sequence GTGGTGCTGAGGTATCTTATCAATAAGGTGATTAACAAGGTGGCTCAGCAGGCGAATATAGGTAATAGTAGGAAGGGCTTGGTGAGGAAGTACATTGATTATTTGGCGTTTGCTTTGTCGCTAATCATTATTGTATCGATTTGGGGGATTAAGCCTGAGCAGTTGTTTTTGTTTATATCGTCGGTATTGACGGTTATTGGGGTGGCTTTTTTTGCGCAGTGGTCGATACTGAGTAATGTGACGGCGGGGATTATTTTGTTTTTCTCGTTTCCGTTTAAGATAGGGGATAAGATAAGGTTGCTTGATAAGGATTTCCCGATAGAGGCGCGGATTGTAGAGATACAGTCGTTTTACACTTTGCTCAGGACTGAGCAGGGGGAGGAGATTTCTATTCCTAACAATTTGTTGTTGCAAAAAGGGGTAGAGATACTCTCTAAGGGGTAG